A DNA window from Candidatus Obscuribacterales bacterium contains the following coding sequences:
- a CDS encoding 2TM domain-containing protein — MSELYSPEDVQNILQLAIARQGDRAELTHGQLLEIADELGISADDLTLAEQEWLSRQQVQRDRQEFDQMRRLQWQQHLMKYLIINVFLIGFDWISSGH; from the coding sequence ATGTCAGAACTCTACAGCCCCGAAGATGTACAAAATATTCTACAGTTGGCGATCGCCCGCCAAGGTGATCGGGCAGAGCTAACCCACGGCCAATTGCTGGAAATAGCTGACGAGCTGGGCATTTCTGCTGATGACTTAACCCTGGCTGAGCAGGAATGGTTGAGCCGTCAGCAAGTTCAGCGCGATCGCCAAGAGTTTGATCAGATGCGTCGTCTCCAGTGGCAACAGCATCTGATGAAGTATTTGATTATCAATGTTTTTCTAATTGGATTTGACTGGATTTCATCAGGGCAT
- the tkt gene encoding transketolase — MTVATQSLEQLCINSIRFLAIDAVEKAKSGHPGLPMGAAPMAFVLWDRFMRFNPKNPQWFNRDRFVLSAGHGCMLQYALLHLTGYDSVTLDDVKNFRQWGARTPGHPENFETAGVEVTTGPLGQGIANGVGLAMAEAHLAARFNKPDATLVDHYTYVILGDGCNMEGVSGEACSLAGHLGLGKLIALYDDNHISIDGSTDIAFTEDVGMRFEAYGWHVQHVEDGNTDLEAINNAIAAAKAVTDRPSLIKVTTTIGYGSPNKQNTAGVHGAALGASEVEATRKELGWDYEPFVVPEDALAHFRKAVERGASYEAEWQETLAAYRTKYPAEAAEFERMLAGKLPEGWADSLPTYTPDDAAIATRKNSQATLNALAPALPELVGGSADLTHSNLTELKVSGDFQKGQYQNRNMRFGVREHGMGAICNGISLHNSGLIPYCATFLVFADYMRAAIRLSALSQAQVIYVMTHDSIGLGEDGPTHQPVETIASLRVIPNLIVMRPADGNEVSGAYKVAVEKQDGPTLIAFSRQNLPNLVGSSIDSVAKGAYILSDSDGTPDLILIGTGSEVHLCVEAAKKLQAEGKKVRVVSMPSWEMFDIQDASYKESVLPKAVTKRLAVEAGSTFGWCRYVGGEGDVIGIDTFGASAPGEVCLQAFGFTVDNVLAKAMTLLA, encoded by the coding sequence CGCTTTAACCCCAAAAATCCTCAGTGGTTTAACCGCGATCGCTTTGTATTGTCAGCGGGGCATGGTTGTATGTTGCAGTACGCCCTGCTGCACCTAACCGGCTATGACAGCGTCACCTTAGATGACGTGAAGAACTTCCGTCAATGGGGCGCTCGCACCCCCGGACACCCAGAAAACTTTGAAACTGCTGGTGTAGAAGTCACCACCGGCCCCCTAGGCCAAGGGATTGCTAATGGTGTTGGTTTGGCCATGGCGGAAGCCCATCTGGCTGCCCGCTTCAACAAGCCGGATGCAACCTTGGTTGATCACTACACCTACGTGATTTTGGGCGATGGCTGCAACATGGAAGGGGTTTCTGGCGAGGCCTGCTCTTTGGCTGGACACCTAGGTCTAGGTAAGCTGATTGCTCTCTACGACGACAACCACATTTCCATCGATGGTTCCACCGACATTGCCTTCACTGAAGATGTAGGCATGCGCTTTGAAGCCTATGGTTGGCATGTGCAGCATGTGGAAGATGGTAATACTGACTTAGAAGCCATCAACAACGCGATCGCTGCTGCTAAGGCGGTGACCGATCGTCCTTCGTTGATTAAAGTCACCACCACCATTGGCTACGGATCGCCCAACAAGCAAAACACCGCTGGTGTTCACGGTGCCGCTTTGGGAGCTTCTGAAGTAGAAGCAACCCGTAAGGAACTCGGTTGGGACTACGAGCCCTTTGTGGTACCCGAAGATGCGCTGGCTCACTTCCGCAAAGCTGTGGAACGTGGCGCTAGCTATGAAGCCGAGTGGCAGGAAACCCTAGCTGCTTACCGCACCAAGTATCCAGCCGAAGCCGCTGAATTTGAACGGATGTTGGCGGGCAAACTGCCAGAAGGTTGGGCAGATAGCCTTCCGACCTACACCCCTGACGATGCAGCGATCGCTACCCGCAAGAATTCCCAAGCGACTCTGAACGCTTTGGCTCCAGCGCTGCCTGAATTAGTCGGTGGTTCTGCTGACCTTACCCACTCCAACCTGACGGAATTGAAAGTCTCTGGCGACTTCCAGAAGGGACAATACCAAAACCGTAATATGCGCTTTGGCGTGCGTGAGCACGGTATGGGCGCAATTTGTAACGGGATTTCTCTGCACAACTCCGGTTTGATTCCCTACTGCGCCACCTTCCTTGTGTTCGCAGACTATATGCGGGCAGCCATTCGCCTATCGGCTCTGTCGCAAGCCCAAGTCATCTACGTGATGACCCACGACTCCATCGGTTTGGGTGAAGATGGCCCCACCCACCAGCCGGTGGAAACCATCGCGTCGCTGCGGGTGATTCCTAACCTGATCGTCATGCGTCCGGCGGATGGTAACGAAGTCTCTGGTGCCTACAAGGTCGCTGTGGAAAAACAGGACGGCCCTACCCTGATTGCCTTCAGCCGTCAAAACCTGCCTAACTTGGTGGGCAGCTCGATTGATAGCGTGGCTAAGGGTGCTTATATCCTGTCGGATAGCGACGGCACGCCTGACCTGATTTTGATTGGTACAGGTAGTGAAGTTCATCTCTGTGTTGAAGCCGCTAAGAAACTGCAGGCTGAAGGCAAGAAGGTGCGCGTCGTATCCATGCCGTCTTGGGAGATGTTTGATATCCAAGATGCTAGCTACAAAGAGTCTGTGTTGCCGAAGGCTGTGACCAAGCGCTTGGCGGTAGAAGCTGGCTCTACCTTTGGCTGGTGCCGCTATGTGGGTGGCGAAGGTGATGTCATTGGAATCGATACCTTTGGTGCTTCTGCGCCTGGTGAAGTGTGCTTACAGGCGTTTGGCTTCACGGTCGATAACGTGTTGGCCAAGGCTATGACACTGCTAGCTTAG
- a CDS encoding phosphate-starvation-inducible PsiE family protein yields MTSVRRFLSRLTRLGNDQAFLAFVKYIESGVSKVLGLAMVLVVLVAVVDLCLFLVSDLLSTTDRFFATTLFEIFGLFLNILIALEVLENITAYLRKHVVQVELVIVTSLTAVARKIIIFDFSKATGIDLIGLAVATLALSISYLIIRNINTSEDA; encoded by the coding sequence ATGACTTCTGTACGCCGATTTCTGTCGCGCTTGACCCGCCTAGGCAACGACCAAGCTTTCCTAGCTTTCGTTAAATATATTGAGTCTGGTGTCTCCAAAGTCCTCGGTCTGGCAATGGTGTTGGTGGTGTTGGTGGCCGTGGTTGACCTATGCCTCTTCTTGGTCAGCGACCTACTATCCACAACCGATCGCTTCTTTGCGACAACCCTGTTTGAAATTTTCGGCTTATTCTTAAATATCCTAATTGCCCTAGAAGTCCTAGAAAATATCACTGCCTATCTACGCAAACATGTGGTGCAGGTCGAGCTGGTGATCGTCACCTCACTCACCGCTGTTGCTCGAAAAATCATTATTTTTGACTTTAGTAAGGCCACAGGTATCGACCTCATCGGCCTAGCCGTGGCAACCCTCGCCCTATCCATCAGTTACTTGATCATTCGCAACATCAACACCTCAGAAGACGCCTGA